The sequence below is a genomic window from Xiphophorus maculatus strain JP 163 A chromosome 18, X_maculatus-5.0-male, whole genome shotgun sequence.
TGACTCTAGTTGATTTCAACTTTAGTTGACTGTGTCCAgctttagtttttgcagtgattttAGGCTGATCTCGTCCCGAAAGAGTCTGTCCTCGGCATCTTAATTGCAGAAATTCCTGCGTCCCCCCAGAACCCGATCTCCATGGCCCGGCTCCGGTCCCTTTATCTGATCCCACCTCAGATAAAACAGAGTATTATATCCGAAAGAGCAGCTCCGGCCCTTAAACACAGCATCCATTCATTTCTCTACCGCCCTCAGTCTCCGTAGCactgttccctttttttttgttgcagcagAAAATCTAAagagatttttctttccattttgaaaTCGTTTCCCAACCGATGTGTTCCCATTGCGGTGGAAAGACGATTGGTAATAAAATCATTGATCTGGACTGTAGAGCGCATTTCCGTCTGAAGACGAGACGCTCCTCGCCGTTCATCCTCTAACGCCTGGCGTCGCAACAAGGTcggctgttttcttttaaattcccTTTTATGCTCATTTCTTGGTTACCagaatatagaaaataaaagttgaaaacattgttttaaatgtcaggTGGCAGCACTGCAAATAACACTACAGTAGatgttaccaaatatttttggtttatttcctAGGGAAAATATCTAAGACAAAACttacttagaagtaactttccagcaaaATATAAGGGttaaatttaagtaaataattccttaatatggataaaaagtagattttcacatttataacaatttttccattttctaagtaaaataatctgcaaactattatttttttttcatcaatattaaggacttgttgacttaaaaccagCTAGTAACCGTTACttctaaattagttttgtcttatttcaagggaactaagatatttgcagaataaaatgcttggtaagattttgtgtttttgcagtgcagtaaCGCCATCCCAcgtcttgtttgttttggacttTTTCAGAATGAATCTGGTATTTTTGAAAGCTTTTGAGTTAAAGATAGTTTGATCATAAATCTAAATCAGATTTCTATGAAAAAATAGAGATGCTAACTTCTGATTTAGCTGTTAAAATTGTGGTATTTTCAAAGCTTTATTAGTTTGGAAGGATTGTATTTCCTGGATGTCTGCCGTTTATGACGACCTTGGAGAAAAAGGTTGTTAAAAACCACAGACAATGCAgagaaggacagaaaaaaacctgattgtAAAAGCCAAATCAAGgcttcattttgcattttttaaactcAGTGTTGTCAGTTTTTGGCATGTATACATCTACAAACAATTGAAGATAATTTTGGTGGACTTCAGCTATGAATTTAACCGGAAAAGTTAAAAGATGAACGCATTGCTGGAagagtttcatttttatctaCAAGTCGGCgtttctctttttattgttttttgctaaagagataaaaaaaaaaaactaaacttgtgGAGTTATTTCCTAAATTATTCTTTAACCTTGTAAATACTAATGCTTGtgtacttctcttttttttattcgcGTGACGTTTTTCTTTGTGGTTGAAAGCAGTTACTTTATATTCATGGTGAGTAATAAGATCCCCCAGttctacatttttctgtttaccgtcaaacacagcagcttttcagcagagaataaaaacattttctgctttttttcctgcatttggACTCATGAAGTAACACATAATAGAAACAgcctgttttgatttttgtgatCTTGCCAGATGTTGTGTAACCCTGCGTGTAAACCattaaaatctggaaaagttAGCAAGAAatctaaagaaagaaatcagattCATGGTTTTACATCGAGAATCTTTGacactttgtgttttactgttgcactggattttatttagtggtaaAAGGGGATAAATTTATGCACTGAAGTTGGTGATTGCTACGTAACAAGCTGTAAGAAAGTCCAACTGTTGGCATGTCTTCTTGAGGACTGTGAATGATTAGCTTGGCGTTTTTTATAAGTCACTTTTCAAACAACCCAGAGGTTTTACAGAGCAAACTTCCTGTTGTGTAggtgaaaaaaaactcacagtCTGAGGTTAAGAAAACAcatctgaaggttttttttcctcttcgtaaaaataaatcagctgtaaaatgacataaatgaaacaaaaaacaggatcTTGTTCTGGAATTTGAGATAAatcacttttaaaagaaaatccttgAGACTTTTTCATTGAGTCATTTCAAACCAGAACGATTTTCTTacaaatacactgcaaaaacataaaatattaccaagtatgtttggtctaatttctagtgaaaatatcttagtactcttgaaataagacaaaactaacttacaaatgaCATCATAATGAGAAGTATGAGCTTTTTTAAGTCACTAGTTCCTTAATATAGATAATAGACAAAAATGACCTACAagtaacttcctgtttttaaaaataaatcagctctgAAATGTGtcataaatgacacaaaaagaCAGAATCTTGTTCTGGAATTTGAGATAAATCTCTGGAATTTCATTGATGtaccttaaaataaacaaaaagagtatttttattaaaaacctgaaggattttcctgttgcttttcttgtgtttctttgatTTGAGTGTATCATAGCAGCCAAGAAATGAGTCATGTTGTTGCATTTCTAGCTGTTTTGATTGCCctgaaaaggacaaaaaccTGACAGGATGAGACATGCCTGGAGgaggggagtgtgtgtgtgtgtgtgtgtgtgtgtgtttgtacgtCACATCGTGACCATGTGACAAGCCCCTCCTGGCTCAAGCATGTATAAAAGACTCGCTTCCACCCTGGACAAACATTTACTCTTGGGGATCTCTCAAGCGACACttgcaaataaagacaaagcAGACAGAACTTTTGGACGGTTTTCCTCGTGAGTTAGCATGGCATCTGCAGGATTACAGATCTTGGGCATTGCCCTCGGCATCATTGGCTGGATCGGGGCCATCATCACCTGCGCTCTCCCCCAGTGGAGAGTGACGGCCTTCATCGGCTCCAACATCGTCACGTCTCAGACCATCTGGAAGGGCATCTGGATGGAGTGCGTTCATCAGAGCACGGGCCAGATGCAGTGCAAGGTCTACGACTCCATGCTGGCGCTAGAGCGGGACCTCCAGGCGGCCCGCGCCCTCACCATCATCTCCATCCTCGTCGGCATCCTCGCCGTCCTCCTCGCCGTCGCGGGGGGCAAATGCACCAACTGCATCGAGGACGAGAGCGCCAAAACCAAAGTGTGCATCACAGCCGGAGTCATGTTCATCATTTCTGGCCTTCTGTGCATCATTCCCGTCTCCTGGACGGCTAGCAGCATCATAAGCGAGTTCTACAACCCATATGTGACCAACGCACAGAAAATGGAGCTTGGAGCATCGCTCTTCATCGGCTGGGGGGCCTCCGCCCTCCTCATCCTGGGCGGTGGACTTCTCTGCGCCAACTGCCCTCCCAAAGACAACTACAGCGCCAAGTACTCAGCCCCTCGATCAACCGCTCCCAAGGACTATGTCTGAGAGGGCCGAGACATTAAGAAGAGACTCTGATTCATTTCTggggaacaaaatgttttggacTCGTTGTGTTCAGGATTCAGTCTGATTTGTTTCATCGTGAGGACGAGACGGCGGCCACGCCCGATTAACTGTCACCGGGAAGCAGGAGAGAAAATGACGACAGATCCCTGGGAACAACTTTTCTTGTATTACTTTAACTCATagtgttatgttttttaaatgcatttcatttgtttttattcatttcattatttttttttttactgtttgaatTATTCACTTTATACTAGTTTCTGTctgaaactgtaaataaagattttttgttattaatacTAAGATTAAGTAATCTGTTTGACTCATTTTTGTTCAGAAATGAAATACTTAAGACAAACTCCAgaacaaaatctcaccaagtagtTTTAATCTATTTTCTTGTACAcgtgaaataaggcaaaactaacctACAGTCcaactgtcagattatttcacttaggggaaaaatgttataagtgaaataatctgccagtggaactagaactgcgttgctaggtaacgggcaagtcttggctggggttgctaggtaacggcgccgTGCCCGTTGATTGTGAATAAAGTGGAATAATCTACCCtattgtactttttcatcaatattaaggaattgttcaCTTAAAACAGGCTCATATCTTTCTGAAAGGTTACTtgcaaattagttttgtcttatttcacgtaaatttaaaatatccgcagtagaaactagacaaaaatacttagcgtgattttgtgtttctgcagtgtacCTTTCTGAGCTGATCAAATACTTTTTGGGGTaaatttcttagatttttttcctgatCTGTTTCCAATAAAAGCAGACCTACACTCCTTTGTGTAACATTGCTCTTCATTAAGCTAATCTccaagaatttttatttttctagattttttttcaagcgTTTGTAACCAGCAGGTGTTGGATAGGTGTGGCTCTCTGGGAAGAGTAGCTTTTGTTTTCAGGAAGGTGAGGGTTTGACTCCAGCCAACCGTTTTATGCAAATGTTCCCTTAGGCAAAATACTTTACTCAAACTTTCCTACAAATGTTTTACCAGCGAAAACTGCAGCTGGTTTGATGGAATTTGAtcaattcagttcttttttgtGAGGCAGAAACAACATGGATTCTCTATAATTACACTTTATATGTCAGTTCATGAGCTAGCTATGTTCTGCTGTTCAGCATTTCTTAacaatttaagacattttctgtcagtttgAAACTTTGTTCAGGCACTTTGTCCAACATACGAGGACATTTATAGCTTTAAAATATGAGCATTTAGAGGATTTCAAGGTTTGAGAACATACTATCATAAATCAGGagtctttttcttaaaaatacagACTAAAATTTGTAATATCTTTGAAAGGATATTACTGAGCTGTCTGGGTAAACAGCTGCGCAACACTGCCCCTCACTGGtagaggaagaaaaattattttctcattcaAATTCTTAATTTAGCCTATTTAAGCATTCTATTTAAAATTAGGCTGATTTTATAATTGATATTTAAGGGACTAATCCAGAAAGTAGCAGCAGCAACACATCGGcttgagtaaaaaatatgtgTGACAAGCTTTAATACTCGTTTTTCATTGATAAATGTTAGAAACTGATCAGTTATTAGAGCTTTCTTTCCTTTTAGGCTccatgtttacatatttgtttcttAAGTCTGAACTttggtgcttttattttcaggtcACTTATCATCACTAAACATGtcgataaaataaaaataaaaaaattattaggcTTCATCAAgaagttttgaataaaacttttaacCTCTTCCAGAGAAATATTTgatattgtgacatttttaacacagaaacTAAGCTTTGAATGGTTTGGTTTTGTGGCTAAATAAATTAGCATGAATTTGAAATATGTGAAACATGCAGCTTAAAATCAGGAAAAGCAGGGATTGTGTTTAAACACTACTCATGCTTGGGGTAATTAAAACTCCTTTTCAGAAACGGGATCAAAATTACTGAAAACAGTACATAAAAAATTTAGATATATGAAGTAAATGAAAagataaacagtaaaatataataattgtgttaaaagaaacaggagaatagaaacaaaatgatCTCAACTTGTTTAGTTATAGTTCCAAAAACACAGATCTCTGATGACCTGAGGGGTCAACCTGAGCAGCAAGTCTGTGACCTTTCACACACTAAAAActacatttgtaaaataataacagGATAGGAGTGTCTAAATGGTTCATTTTCCTGGTGCAGGCAACCAGTAAATTACAAAAGATTAacccaaaaattaaatctttaataGAATTTGTCCAACATTGAGTCCATAGCTAAACTTTAAGGCCTATTCTAGTGTTCACCCTAATTCAGAGCATCTTAAGTGTTCatcttttcatttgttgtttaatgcaaatgtatttttgctttaaattggGGGAAATTGTGGCTGAAATAACCAGTGATAACACAAAGATTGTTGCAAAGAGACTGTAATTTGGTGACACAAAAATATAACGTTGTGTGTCATCAGCATAGCCGTCTACATTTGAAACAATAAGTTTACACAAGTTGAGTAAAGATACACacctgtttttttctcattgtctgacattaaatcagaccaaacctGTTCAGtcataattataaaaaaatatttctatttgctaaatgcaacaATAGtgagagatttatttattaagatcAGAAGTTGTCAAACCAGAAAGCAACGTTTTCCAGGTGTGGCCTTTAAATACATTCATATCCTCAGCTTTACCTCGTTGATAAAGAGGCACTAATCATTCTTTATGTTGACTTTAGATTtcaaagatattaataaataaatttgtgatattctctcattattgtgaCATGGCTGATCTTAAACAAGAGAAATTGGgtcagatttaacttcagacagagaGAAATGTATGCAAACGTTTGGTTTTGTTGTAGTCTGTGCTGAGATAGGGAGTGTGAAATAAAAGGGCACTAAGATGggagccttgaggaaccccaCAAGTAAATTTTCTGTGCTCAAATTTACAGGAAAATGTTGGcgtgggatgttttttttaacaacttattgtgtgaacaagcGTGATTTTAAATACGTTTCATAGACTTATCCTAATCTGTTCAGGGAGGCATAATAAGTCATCTTCAACAAACCTCTTgtatgttattgtttacatccggaaATTTCGCACATGCTCACAACGCTGTagggcaaaaagacgattcttttaCTTTCCATCCATTACAGCCACAGTAACAGTAATGTTAGCTGTATGAATTgcctttttccttattttgtaACTGAACCAAACACACTGAATTCCACCTCACATCTATATGTTAAgattgtcatagtcaagctagcaccactgacctact
It includes:
- the LOC102231634 gene encoding claudin-4-like codes for the protein MASAGLQILGIALGIIGWIGAIITCALPQWRVTAFIGSNIVTSQTIWKGIWMECVHQSTGQMQCKVYDSMLALERDLQAARALTIISILVGILAVLLAVAGGKCTNCIEDESAKTKVCITAGVMFIISGLLCIIPVSWTASSIISEFYNPYVTNAQKMELGASLFIGWGASALLILGGGLLCANCPPKDNYSAKYSAPRSTAPKDYV